In the Salarias fasciatus chromosome 13, fSalaFa1.1, whole genome shotgun sequence genome, one interval contains:
- the gclc gene encoding glutamate--cysteine ligase catalytic subunit, whose protein sequence is MGLLSQGSPLNWEETRKHADYIRKHGILQFLNIYNKVKDRQKDVLKWGDEVEYMLVELDDKDEKVRLVLNGGDVLETLQEQGENINPNHPTLWRPEYGSYMIEGTPGQPYGGTMSEFNTVEGNMGKRRREASSVLNKNETLCTITSFPRLGCPGFTRPEHRPTPVEKGVSKSLFFPDEAINQHPRFSTLTRNIRHRRGEKVCINVPIFKDKRTPSPFVEEFPEDDGEGAQAALPDHIYMDCMGFGMGNCCLQVTFQACSIDEARYLYDQLATFCPIVMALSAASPFYRGFVSDIDCRWGVISASVDDRTQEERGLKPLKNNKFRIFKSRYDSIDSYLSSCSEKYNDIDLTKDEEIYKQLLGAGIDKLLAQHIAHLFIRDPLSVFEEKIHLDDENESDHFENLQSTNWQTMRFKPPPPNSDIGWRVEFRPMEVQLTDFENAAYVVFVVLLTRVILSYKLDFVIPLSKVDENMKVAQKRNAVQESMFYFRKDIFKGCNPGLDGTASAQNGLETDGGNEEYTLMSIDTIINGKEGVFQGLIPILNCYLENMEVDVDTRCTILNYLKLIKKRASGELMTMAKWMREFVAKHPQYKQDSVVSDKINYDLFRKCDRIAKGEEQCPELIGNPVNKFK, encoded by the exons ATGGGCTTGCTGTCACAGGGCTCCCCGCTGAActgggaggaaaccaggaagCATGCCGACTACATCCGAAAGCACGGCATCCTCCAGTTCCTCAACATCTACAACAAGGTGAAGGACCGGCAGAAGGACGTACTGAAGTGGGGCGATGAG GTGGAGTACATGTTGGTGGAACTGGACGACAAAGATGAAAAGGTTCGGCTTGTCCTGAATGGCGGGGACGTGTTGGAAACTCTCCAAGAACAGGGGGAAAATATAAACCCCAA TCACCCCACACTCTGGAGGCCAGAGTACGGCAGCTACATGATCGAGGGGACTCCAGGACAGCCGTACGGCGGCACCATGTCCGAGTTCAACACTGTGGAGGGCAACATGGGGAAGAGGCGGCGAGAGGCGTCGTCTGTCCTCAACAAGAACGAAACCCTGTGCACCATCACCTCATTCCCAAG ATTAGGTTGTCCAGGTTTCACCCGACCGGAGCACCGGCCCACTCCTGTCGAAAAAGGAGTGTCGAAGTCACTGTTTTTCCCCGATGAAGCCATCAACCAACACCCAAGGTTCAG cacccTTACCAGAAACATACGTCACAGACGAGGGGAAAAAGTGTGTATAAATGTGCCAA TCTTCAAAGACAAGCGTACTCCATCTCCGTTTGTGGAGGAGTTTCCCGAGGACGACGGCGAAGGAGCGCAGGCCGCCCTGCCCGACCACATCTACATGGACTGCATGGGTTTCGGCATGGGAAACTGCTGCCTGCAG GTGACATTCCAGGCATGCAGCATTGATGAGGCAAGGTATCTTTATGACCAACTCGCTACATTCTGCCCTATTGTG ATGGCGCTGAGTGCGGCCTCACCCTTCTACAGAGGCTTCGTGTCGGATATCGATTGTCGCTGGGGCGTTATTTCTGCCTCGGTGGACGACCGGACGCAGGAGGAGCGCGGGCTGAAG cctctgaaaaacaacaaattccGGATCTTCAAGTCGAGGTATGACTCGATTGACAGCTACTTATCCAGCTGCAGCGAAAAGTATAACGACATCGATCTGACGAAAGATGAGGAGATCTacaagcagctgctcggagcag GAATCGACAAACTGCTGGCCCAACACATAGCTCACCTCTTCATCCGAGACCCGCTCTCGGTCTTTGAGGAGAAAATCCACCTGGATGATGAGAATGAATCGGACCACTTTGAG AACCTCCAGTCGACCAACTGGCAGACGATGAGGTTTAAACCTCCGCCGCCCAACTCCGACATCGGCTGGAGGGTCGAGTTTCGCCCAATGGAG GTGCAGCTGACAGACTTTGAAAATGCAGCATATGTGGTTTTTGTTGTCCTGCTCACCAGAGTGATCCTGTCATACAAACTGGACTTTGTCATCCCGCTGTCAAAG gtggatgaaaacatgaaggtcGCACAGAAGAGAAACGCCGTGCAGGAGAGCATGTTTTATTTTCGTAAGGACATCTTTAAAG GCTGTAACCCGGGGCTGGACGGCACCGCCTCGGCTCAGAACGGGctggagacagacggagggaaCGAGGAGTACACGCTGATGAGCATCGACACCATCATCAACGGAAAG GAGGGAGTGTTTCAAGGCCTCATCCCGATCCTTAACTGCTACCTGGAGAACATGGAGGTTGATGTGGACACCAGGTGCACCATACTGAATTATCTGAAGCTCATCAAGAAACGTGCCTCAG GCGAGCTGATGACCATGGCCAAGTGGATGAGGGAGTTTGTGGCCAAGCATCCGCAGTACAAGCAGGACAGCGTCGTATCCGACAAGATCAACTACGACCTGTTCAGGAAGTGCGACCGGATCGCCAAAGGGGAGGAGCAGTGCCCCGAGCTCATCGGAAACCCGGTGAACAAGTTCAAATGA
- the fbxo9 gene encoding F-box only protein 9 yields the protein MADKNADLGGTIEDEDESSDDPNLHQELNVFRAQWMSELKPSGGASDRQLRAKGQRRTQEHAREERATELFLRAVQEEQSGAVYEAIKFYRMAMQLVPDIEFKINYSRPSEADRSGENYMEDNDTDGEIEDLLAYFEQQLTLESTFPKICTPEIDMTQVHISALPREILMYVFRWVVSSDLDMRALEQLSLVCRGFYMCARDPEIWRSACLKVWGRNCTKLGPFKSWREMFLQRPRVRFDGVYISKTSYIRQGEESLDGFYRAWHHVEYYRYLRFFPDGQVIMLTTPDDPLSVVPRLRTRNTRMDAVLFGHFRLSQETDNQTKVFAVVSKKKEEKAAEFQKNRFYRRSAAPETEHSFHVGLHLSSGGRQSFSKLVWIHHSCHITYKLTGETVVTAFDLDRMYTPFFFARVKSYTAFSEQPL from the exons ATG gctgacAAAAATGCTGACCTTGGTGGTACGattgaggatgaagatgagagTTCAGATGACCCAAACCTTCAT caggagctcaaCGTCTTCAGAGCTCAGTGGATGTCTGAGCTCAAACCGAGCGGTGGAGCGAGTGACCGACAGCTGCGTGCTAAAGGTCAGAGGAGGACTCAAGAACATGCTCGGGAGGAGAGA GCCACAGAACTGTTTCTGAGAGCGGTTCAGGAAGAGCAGAGTGGTGCTGTCTATGAAG CTATCAAATTCTACCGCATGGCTATGCAGCTTGTTCCTGATATTGAGTTCAAAATCAACTACAGCCGTCCTTCGGAGGCAGACCGAAGTGGAGAAAACTA cATGGAGGACAACGACACCGACGGGGAGATTGAGGATTTACTTGCATACTTCGAGCAGCAGCTCACACTGGAGAGCACTTTTCCAAAGATCTGCACTCCTGAGATCGATATGACTCAGGTGCACATTTCGG ccttGCCGCGTGAGATCTTGATGTATGTATTCCGCTGGGTCGTTTCAAGTGACCTGGACATGCGGGCCCTGGAGCAGCTCTCGTTGGTTTGCCGGGGGTTTTACATGTGCGCGAG GGATCCGGAGATTTGGCGTTCGGCTTGTTTAAAAGTGTGGGGAAGGAACTGCACCAAACTTGGACCCTTCAAATCCTGGCGGGAGATGTTTCTGCAAAGGCCACGAGTCCGTTTTGATG GCGTCTACATCAGCAAGACGTCTTACATCCGCCAAGGCGAGGAGTCACTGGATGGTTTCTACAGGGCTTGGCATCATGTCGAGTACTATCG GTACCTCCGCTTCTTCCCCGACGGACAAGTCATCATGCTGACCACCCCCGATGACCCCCTGAGCGTCGTGCCCCGCTTGCGTACCAGGAACACCAG AATGGATGCGGTTCTGTTCGGTCATTTCCGCCTGTCACAGGAGACAGACAATCAAACCAAAGTTTTTGCTGTTGTCAGCAAGAAAAAAGAGGAG AAAGCGGCCGAGTTTCAGAAGAACCGGTTCTACAGGAGAAGCGCCGCCCCGGAGACCGAGCACAGCTTCCACGTGGGGCTGCATCTGTCCTCCGGGGGGCGCCAGAGTTTCAGCAAGCTGGTGTGGATCCACCACTCCTGCCACATCACTTACAA GCTGACGGGGGAAACCGTGGTCACCGCGTTCGACCTGGACAGGATGTACACGCCCTTCTTCTTCGCACGAGTGAAGAGCTACACTGCTTTCTCTGAGCAGCCTCTTTAG
- the elovl5 gene encoding very long chain fatty acid elongase 5, whose amino-acid sequence METLNHKLNTYIESWMGPRDSRVQGLLLLDSYLPTFALTVVYLLIVWLGPKYMKHRQPYSCRRLLLLYNLGVTLLSFYMFYELVSAVWPGDYSFYCQNIHGVPEVDRKVINALWWYYFSKFIEFMDTFFFILRKNNHQITFLHIYHHASMLNIWWFVMNFIPAGHSYFGASLNSFVHVVMYSYYGLSSIPAIRPYLWWKKYITQLQLVQFFLTVFHTSCAVIWPCGFPLRWLLFQISYMSTLIILFANFYFQTYKKARASSKKDQQNGLPLSTNGHSNGTPSSDRSTARKLRVD is encoded by the exons ATGGAGACCTTAAACCATAAATTGAACACTTACATCGAGTCATGGATGGGTCCAAGAG ATTCTCGAGTGCAGGGCCTCCTGCTGCTCGACAGCTACCTACCGACCTTTGCCCTCACAGTCGTGTACCTTCTGATTGTGTGGTTGGGACCCAAGTACATGAAGCACAGGCAGCCGTACTCCTGCAgacgcctcctgctgctctacAATCTGGGCGTCACACTGCTGTCCTTCTACATGTTCTATGAG ctggtctctgcTGTGTGGCCGGGCGACTACAGCTTCTACTGCCAGAACATCCACGGCGTTCCAGAGGTGGACAGAAAG GTCATAAATGCACTGTGGTGGTACTATTTCTCCAAGTTCATCGAGTTCATGGACacctttttcttcattctgcgaAAGAACAATCACCAGATCACCTTCCTTCACATCTACCACCACGCCAGCATGCTGAATATCTGGTGGTTCGTCATGAACTTCATCCCCGCCGGCCATT CGTACTTCGGTGCCTCCTTGAACAGCTTCGTCCACGTGGTGATGTACTCTTACTACGGCCTGTCGTCCATTCCAGCCATCCGGCCGTACCTCTGGTGGAAGAAGTACATCACACAGTTACAGCTG GTCCAGTTCTTTCTCACCGTGTTTCACACCTCGTGTGCGGTCATATGGCCCTGTGGTTTCCCTCTCAGATGGCTCCTTTTCCAAATAAGTTACATGTCCACGCTCATCATCCTGTTCGCCAACTTTTACTTTCAG ACTTACAAGAAAGCCCGGGCTTCATCAAAGAAGGATCAACAGAACGGCCTCCCGCTGTCGACAAATGGACACTCGAATGGGACGCCGTCCTCCGACCGCAGCACGGCGAGGAAGCTGAGGGTGGATTGA